In the Quercus lobata isolate SW786 chromosome 5, ValleyOak3.0 Primary Assembly, whole genome shotgun sequence genome, one interval contains:
- the LOC115988329 gene encoding L10-interacting MYB domain-containing protein-like, whose amino-acid sequence MGKPSQNSSNVRAQWPSRVTTIFCEACVDEVFKGNRPNTHFSKKGWTNIIATFEKKTGKEYPRSKYKHKWDSLKKDWVLWNKLKGSETGLGWDAAKGTIAATDEWWERKLMEVPEAAKFREKGLENIDLLDIMFKDIAATGDLAWAPTSGVLPDDLETPKEGLGDTSADSSSPNDDDDVHEDETPNPTQPPNPTQKKGKKRVLPSSTQSKGKKGGTALQLTQQLSRICDVVELRNSAFSVEPSSTIRNVMERVCTLDGIEKGSELYLMAARIFQKREKREMFVVMEEPYLQLQFLQEEARLLGGHYFGT is encoded by the exons atGGGTAAGCCATCCCAAAATAGCTCAAATGTTAGAGCTCAATGGCCATCAAGAGTAACAACTATCTTTTGCGAAGCTTGTGTGGATGAGGTATTTAAGGGTAATCGACCTAATACCCACTTTAGTAAAAAGGGTTGGACAAATATTATAGCaacttttgaaaagaaaactggAAAGGAATATCCTAGGTCGAAGTATAAGCATAAATGGGATAGTTTGAAGAAAGATTGGGTACTTTGGAATAAGTTGAAGGGAAGTGAAACTGGATTGGGATGGGATGCAGCCAAAGGAACAATAGCTGCAACTGATGAGTGGTGGGAGAGGAAACTAATG GAGGTTCCTGAAGCTGCAAAATTTCGAGAGAAAGGTTTGGAGAATATTGACTTATTAGACATTATGTTTAAGGACATTGCGGCCACAGGAGATTTAGCATGGGCCCCCACTTCAGGTGTGTTAcctgatgatcttgagacaccTAAGGAGGGGTTAGGTGATACTTCTGCTGACTCATCTTCTCCAAATGATGACGATGACGTTCATGAAGATGAGACTCCTAACCCCACACAACCACCTAAcccaacacaaaaaaaaggaaagaagcgaGTTTTACCATCATCCACACAGAGCAAAGGGAAGAAAGGAGGAACGGCATTACAGTTGACACAACAACTTAGTCGTATCTGTGATGTTGTGGAGTTAAGGAACTCAGCTTTTTCAGTGGAGCCAAGTAGTACTATTCGTAATGTCATGGAACGCGTGTGCACCTTAGATGGCATTGAGAAGGGTTCTGAACTCTACCTTATGGCAGCACGTATTTTTCAGAAacgagagaagagagagatgtTTGTCGTGATGGAAGAACCATATTTACAACTTCAGTTTCTGCAAGAGGAGGCAAGATTGTTAGGAGGGCACTACTTTGGCACTTAG